A region of Reichenbachiella carrageenanivorans DNA encodes the following proteins:
- a CDS encoding type B 50S ribosomal protein L31 yields the protein MRKDIHPEYRDVIFFDTSSDFKFMTKSTMTSEETIKWEDGNEYPVIKIEVSSASHPFYTGKKLFVDTAGRVEKFNKRYRQK from the coding sequence ATGAGAAAAGATATTCATCCAGAATACAGAGATGTCATTTTCTTTGATACGTCAAGTGATTTTAAATTCATGACGAAATCAACAATGACTTCTGAAGAAACTATCAAATGGGAAGACGGAAACGAATACCCAGTGATCAAGATTGAAGTTAGTTCTGCTTCGCACCCTTTCTACACAGGCAAGAAACTATTTGTGGATACTGCTGGTAGAGTTGAGAAGTTCAACAAGAGATATAGACAAAAATAA
- a CDS encoding glutamate synthase subunit beta — protein MGQVDGFLTYKRHSLAYEEVDERTKHYKEFVKPVSEKETNEQAARCMDCGIPFCHSGCPLGNKIPDFNDAVYRNEFKEAWDILKSTNNFPEFTGRICPAPCEGSCVLGIHNDPVSIEHIEKTIAEEAFAQGWETSHNVMIKSGKSVAVIGSGPAGLAAADQLCKQGHDVTVFERDTQPGGLLRFGIPDFKLEKTVVERRVNLMKESGVKFECGVEIGKDITAKEIETKFDAIAICTGSTIARDLPIPGRDLNGIHLAMKFLKNSNKVVSGEDAEIVPEMNAKNKHVIVIGGGDTGSDCVGTSIRQDAASVTQIELLDRPSESRTEDNPWPEWPMVLRTSTSQKEGCERNWSVLTKEFVGNDKGEVTGLRVVDVEWVDKATFKFEEIAGTERVLPCERAFLAIGFMHPQKEGLLEQLGIDTDQRGNIKDSMYRTNKENIFAAGDCRRGQSLVVWAISEGRKAAYSVNKFLTT, from the coding sequence ATGGGACAGGTAGATGGATTTTTGACTTATAAAAGACACAGCCTCGCATACGAGGAAGTGGACGAAAGAACGAAGCATTACAAGGAATTTGTAAAGCCTGTTTCAGAAAAAGAAACCAATGAGCAAGCAGCTCGATGTATGGATTGTGGAATTCCGTTTTGCCATAGCGGTTGCCCGCTAGGCAATAAAATTCCTGATTTCAACGATGCCGTATATAGAAACGAATTCAAAGAAGCATGGGACATACTAAAAAGCACCAACAACTTCCCTGAATTTACAGGCCGAATTTGCCCTGCACCATGCGAAGGCTCTTGTGTACTCGGCATACACAACGACCCTGTGAGCATAGAGCATATCGAGAAGACCATAGCCGAGGAGGCTTTTGCGCAAGGTTGGGAAACCTCTCACAATGTAATGATCAAGTCAGGCAAGTCTGTAGCTGTAATCGGCTCAGGACCTGCAGGGCTGGCAGCAGCTGATCAGCTCTGCAAACAAGGACATGACGTTACGGTATTCGAAAGAGATACACAGCCAGGAGGCTTGTTGAGATTCGGCATTCCTGATTTCAAATTAGAAAAAACGGTAGTCGAAAGACGAGTAAATCTAATGAAAGAATCTGGCGTCAAATTCGAGTGCGGCGTAGAAATCGGCAAAGACATTACCGCCAAGGAAATCGAAACAAAATTTGATGCTATCGCGATCTGTACTGGTAGTACCATTGCCCGTGATCTTCCTATTCCAGGTAGGGATCTCAACGGCATACACTTGGCCATGAAGTTTTTGAAAAATTCAAACAAGGTAGTATCTGGCGAAGACGCTGAAATCGTACCTGAGATGAATGCCAAAAACAAACATGTGATCGTAATCGGTGGAGGAGACACTGGCTCTGATTGCGTGGGCACTTCTATCCGTCAGGATGCGGCTAGCGTGACTCAGATCGAACTACTCGACAGACCATCAGAATCTCGAACCGAAGACAACCCATGGCCAGAATGGCCAATGGTATTGAGAACTTCTACTTCTCAAAAAGAAGGATGTGAAAGAAACTGGTCTGTGCTTACCAAAGAATTTGTAGGCAATGACAAAGGAGAAGTCACAGGCCTCAGAGTAGTAGACGTAGAGTGGGTAGACAAAGCCACTTTCAAGTTTGAAGAAATAGCTGGTACTGAAAGGGTATTGCCTTGCGAAAGAGCATTTTTGGCCATTGGTTTTATGCATCCTCAAAAAGAAGGCTTGCTAGAACAATTGGGCATCGACACGGATCAACGTGGTAATATCAAAGACAGTATGTACCGTACAAATAAAGAAAATATATTTGCAGCTGGCGATTGTCGTAGAGGCCAGTCCCTAGTGGTGTGGGCCATCAGTGAAGGCCGCAAAGCAGCATATTCAGTCAACAAGTTCTTAACCACATAA
- a CDS encoding DUF748 domain-containing protein, with protein sequence MKKSILLILGLLTTILIGARLYLPTFLTRYVTQVVQGIPGYTGGVENIDVHLVRGAYSIHGLHIDKEERGVVQHFFESKRTDVSIQWKALFDGAIVGEIAFDQPKLNIVAKQEKESDTPSMTPDWTKPIKELIPLQINQLRVHQGQIHYLDHYSSPKVDIYLNQLDLHASNLSNATDQANKLPAHVTAQATSIGGGRLDMSMDINVLKEVPDFDMDLIFEEISMPALNDFIKAYSKIDVEEGLFSLYMEVSALDGTLNGYLKPVIEDLKIVKWKADKDEPLKLIWELIASGIVEIFENQPNNRTATKIPITGKLNKAKAKYWLAMVNVLKNAFIEAIEKKTDQSIKIKTQPNKKVRLSSS encoded by the coding sequence ATGAAGAAAAGTATTTTACTCATATTAGGCTTGTTGACTACTATACTTATTGGTGCAAGGCTTTATTTACCTACATTCCTTACTCGCTACGTCACACAAGTCGTTCAAGGTATCCCTGGCTATACTGGTGGTGTCGAAAACATAGATGTCCATTTGGTACGAGGAGCTTATTCTATTCATGGATTGCATATTGATAAAGAAGAAAGAGGAGTTGTCCAACATTTTTTTGAAAGTAAGCGCACAGATGTTTCCATCCAATGGAAAGCACTATTCGATGGAGCTATTGTGGGTGAAATAGCATTTGATCAACCCAAGCTCAATATAGTAGCCAAGCAAGAAAAAGAAAGTGACACCCCATCCATGACCCCCGACTGGACCAAACCCATCAAAGAACTAATCCCTTTACAAATCAACCAACTCCGTGTACACCAAGGACAAATCCACTACCTTGATCATTACAGTTCACCCAAGGTTGACATTTATCTAAATCAATTAGATCTTCATGCCTCGAACCTAAGCAATGCTACTGATCAGGCCAACAAATTGCCTGCGCACGTAACTGCTCAAGCCACTTCTATAGGGGGTGGTAGACTAGATATGAGTATGGATATCAATGTGCTGAAGGAGGTGCCTGATTTTGACATGGATCTGATATTCGAAGAGATATCTATGCCTGCATTGAATGATTTTATCAAAGCCTATTCTAAAATAGATGTTGAAGAAGGCCTTTTTAGCCTATACATGGAAGTATCTGCCTTAGATGGCACACTCAATGGATACCTTAAACCAGTAATTGAAGATCTCAAAATCGTGAAATGGAAAGCGGACAAAGACGAGCCACTTAAGCTCATTTGGGAATTGATTGCAAGCGGGATTGTAGAAATATTCGAAAATCAGCCCAATAATCGAACAGCCACAAAAATCCCTATTACTGGGAAGCTCAACAAGGCAAAAGCCAAATATTGGCTCGCTATGGTAAATGTTCTAAAAAATGCATTCATAGAAGCAATAGAAAAAAAGACAGACCAAAGCATCAAAATCAAAACCCAGCCCAATAAAAAAGTGCGTTTATCTTCCTCCTAG
- a CDS encoding YqaE/Pmp3 family membrane protein, with protein MIYLVALIFPWLAFILKGNLGLGLFCLFLQITIIGWLPATIWAIVYINNQKADERNEKIVNAIKNTSKR; from the coding sequence ATGATCTATTTAGTGGCACTCATTTTCCCTTGGTTAGCTTTTATACTCAAAGGAAACCTTGGCCTTGGCCTATTCTGTCTTTTTTTACAAATCACCATCATTGGTTGGCTTCCAGCTACAATATGGGCCATCGTTTATATAAACAACCAGAAAGCAGATGAGCGCAATGAAAAAATAGTGAATGCAATCAAAAACACATCGAAACGTTGA
- a CDS encoding MepB family protein: MNDLVTRIKTRCYDPHGLTMANYTDEAESQTYGACTFEIHDKKCVSRNAKITPTKTGQFVTLWKRTHTGITAPFDSSDTIDLVIIHIQDGDRLGLFIFPQALLIEKKIISTAKKEGKRGFRIYPPWDRPTSRQALKTQDWQQFHFIDLTKAGSINSSKIKSFL; encoded by the coding sequence ATGAATGACCTAGTAACTCGAATCAAAACCAGGTGCTATGATCCACATGGCTTGACTATGGCTAATTATACAGACGAAGCAGAAAGCCAAACCTATGGCGCCTGTACGTTCGAAATCCATGACAAAAAATGTGTGTCCCGAAATGCCAAAATTACCCCTACTAAGACGGGACAATTTGTGACCCTTTGGAAAAGAACCCATACAGGCATCACCGCTCCTTTTGATTCATCCGACACCATAGACTTGGTTATTATCCATATCCAAGACGGCGATCGATTAGGCCTATTTATTTTCCCTCAAGCACTACTTATTGAAAAGAAAATTATTTCTACCGCAAAAAAAGAAGGCAAGAGAGGCTTTCGTATATATCCTCCTTGGGATCGACCCACAAGTAGACAAGCTCTCAAAACCCAAGATTGGCAGCAGTTCCATTTTATAGACCTAACCAAGGCAGGGTCTATCAATTCGAGTAAAATAAAAAGTTTTCTCTAA
- the gltB gene encoding glutamate synthase large subunit has translation MENYEKTTGLYSPEFERDSCGIGFIAQIKNVPSHQIVQDGLTMLQKMEHRGGVAADGETGDGAGVLTQLPYDFFKEVATENNITLPPKSQYGVGVLFVPKGHDKKGILDIVESALETLQFDNIWLRRVPVDSKKIGKIAKQSEPSIYHLFVKKGQYEGKELNRKLYVLRKHIEHQVRETYPVSDFYIASFSCSTITYKGELRTWQVNQYYTDLNDERYTSATAMVHSRFSTNTFPEWRLAQPFRFLAHNGEINTIKGNINKMVSREALLTSTDFTEEEIAVLTPICNSQFSDSANLDGILELLIMGGRSLQHTMAMLVPEAWQEETEISPEKRAFYEFHSTIFEPWDGPASLVYTDGYTIGASLDRNGLRPSRIIATKDDRLVLSSEVGAVYIEPELIKKNERLGPGQMIMVDLTTGTISYDQEIKDKLAKDQPYQEWVEKNLIHLVDFIKEKPLEQSIQADDLLQKQIANGFTQEDIKFILEPMIKNGTEPLGSMGNDTALAVFRETPTHLSQYVKQIFAQVSNPPIDPIRERSVMSLINYLGNSENILEHKAAHALKIRIENPLLSAHEFDFVKNVKFNGFTSEVLDATYDPKTIHLQEALKQFSKKAAKAVEAGVNILILSNREVTKDRVRIPSLLATGAVHQHLLKKKLRAKTSLVIEGGDIVETHHIATLVGFGATAVYPYLTVETILHHGTSLEQDGNQLFEQYRKSIGYGLRKILSKMGISTIQSYESAQIFEIIGLDLEVTDLCFRGTPSRISGKGFEQIEEEILENHAAAFVPKNEKSDLETGGLYQWKRDGVRHLFTPEVIHALQKSTRSGNYELFKTYSKAINDQSEKNITLRSMFDFNSKGAIPLDEVEPVTEIVKRFATGAMSFGSISEEAHTTIAKAMNLIGGKSNSGEGGEDAIRYTPNPDGTLSRSAIKQVASGRFGVTAHYLVNADEIQIKIAQGAKPGEGGQLPGKKVDETIGRIRHSTPGVSLISPPPHHDIYSIEDLAQLIYDLKNTNEKADINVKLVAEAGVGTIAAGVAKAKADNILIAGHDGGTGASPISSVHHAGIPWEIGLAETHQTLEKNDLRKKVKLQADGQLRTGRDLAIAAILGAEEWGVSTAVLVVEGCIMMRKCHLNTCPVGVATQNPELRKLFSGKVEHIVNFFHFLGEELREIMAELGVKTVAELVGRTDLLKFDRKKATAHAGNIDLEALLQNPFKPKDHLSCKLENQDHELTKILDRTLIKEAQPALTKKEKVKIDLPINSQNRTTGAMLSGELAKTHGPEGLERNTIKVKFTGSAGQSFAAFLANGITFTLEGEANDYVGKGLSGGKVVCYPHKASDIVAEDNILVGNVCLYGATSGELYVNGKAGERFAVRNSGAQAVTEGLGDHGCEYMTGGRVIVLGETGKNFAAGMSGGIAYIYVDNFDFASKCNMELVELESPNEEDFDYLFNQINKHSRYTQSNKALNILEQWENAKNKFVKVIPTEYKQILEKQKLEKEKIA, from the coding sequence ATGGAAAATTACGAGAAAACAACGGGATTATACTCCCCGGAATTTGAAAGAGATTCGTGCGGGATTGGCTTCATAGCTCAAATCAAAAATGTACCCTCTCATCAAATCGTGCAGGACGGCCTGACAATGCTTCAGAAAATGGAGCACAGAGGAGGAGTGGCCGCCGATGGGGAAACTGGCGACGGAGCAGGTGTATTAACCCAATTGCCATACGACTTCTTCAAAGAAGTAGCAACAGAAAACAACATTACATTGCCTCCTAAAAGCCAATATGGAGTTGGCGTTTTGTTTGTCCCAAAAGGACACGACAAAAAAGGCATCTTAGACATAGTAGAGTCAGCACTAGAAACGCTACAATTCGACAATATCTGGCTGAGAAGAGTGCCTGTAGATTCTAAGAAAATCGGAAAAATAGCTAAGCAATCTGAGCCCTCTATCTATCACCTATTTGTAAAGAAAGGGCAGTACGAAGGCAAAGAGCTCAACAGAAAATTATACGTACTCAGAAAGCATATCGAACATCAAGTAAGAGAAACTTACCCAGTGTCTGATTTTTACATTGCTTCTTTCTCTTGCTCTACCATTACCTATAAAGGTGAGTTGAGAACTTGGCAAGTAAACCAGTACTACACCGATCTGAACGACGAAAGGTACACCTCAGCTACAGCGATGGTTCACTCTCGTTTTTCTACCAATACCTTCCCTGAATGGAGATTGGCTCAGCCTTTCCGTTTCCTTGCTCACAATGGTGAGATCAATACCATTAAAGGAAACATCAACAAAATGGTATCGAGAGAGGCATTATTGACTTCTACAGATTTCACCGAAGAAGAAATCGCAGTACTGACTCCTATTTGTAATTCACAATTTTCAGATTCAGCGAATTTAGATGGCATCTTGGAGCTACTTATCATGGGAGGCAGAAGCCTTCAGCACACCATGGCAATGCTCGTGCCAGAAGCCTGGCAAGAAGAAACTGAAATCAGCCCTGAAAAAAGAGCTTTCTACGAGTTTCATTCTACCATTTTCGAGCCTTGGGACGGACCCGCTTCGTTGGTTTATACGGATGGATACACCATTGGAGCCAGCCTAGATAGAAACGGACTGAGACCTTCGAGGATCATCGCCACAAAAGATGATCGTTTGGTATTGAGTTCTGAAGTAGGTGCGGTGTATATCGAGCCAGAGCTAATAAAGAAAAATGAAAGATTAGGCCCAGGTCAGATGATCATGGTAGACCTAACTACGGGTACTATCTCATACGATCAAGAAATAAAGGACAAATTAGCTAAAGATCAGCCCTATCAAGAATGGGTGGAAAAAAACCTCATTCACTTAGTTGATTTCATCAAAGAAAAACCATTAGAGCAAAGCATCCAAGCAGATGATTTGCTACAAAAGCAAATTGCCAACGGGTTCACCCAAGAGGACATTAAATTTATCTTGGAGCCAATGATCAAGAACGGTACCGAACCGTTAGGCTCTATGGGTAATGACACCGCACTTGCTGTATTCAGAGAAACACCAACACACCTATCACAATATGTAAAGCAAATCTTTGCTCAGGTAAGTAACCCTCCTATTGACCCAATCAGAGAAAGATCAGTGATGTCACTGATCAATTACCTAGGCAATAGTGAAAACATATTGGAGCACAAAGCGGCTCATGCACTGAAAATAAGAATCGAAAATCCATTGTTGTCTGCACACGAATTCGACTTTGTCAAAAACGTGAAATTCAATGGATTTACTTCTGAAGTGCTCGACGCTACATACGATCCTAAAACAATCCACCTTCAGGAAGCCTTGAAGCAATTTTCTAAGAAAGCAGCCAAGGCAGTAGAAGCAGGTGTCAATATTTTGATCTTGTCGAACCGAGAAGTGACTAAAGATCGTGTCCGTATCCCAAGTTTGTTGGCCACTGGCGCTGTACACCAGCACTTACTAAAGAAAAAACTAAGAGCTAAGACTAGCTTGGTTATCGAAGGTGGAGACATTGTAGAAACACACCATATCGCTACACTCGTAGGTTTTGGTGCTACTGCTGTCTACCCTTATCTGACAGTAGAAACCATTCTACACCACGGTACTTCTTTGGAACAAGACGGCAACCAGCTCTTCGAACAATACAGAAAATCGATTGGCTACGGATTAAGAAAGATTCTTTCTAAGATGGGTATTTCAACGATTCAGTCCTACGAATCGGCTCAAATATTCGAAATCATTGGTCTAGATCTAGAAGTGACAGATTTGTGCTTCAGAGGCACTCCTTCTAGAATTTCAGGCAAAGGATTTGAACAAATCGAAGAAGAAATTCTTGAAAACCACGCAGCAGCTTTCGTTCCGAAAAACGAAAAATCGGATCTTGAGACAGGCGGATTATACCAATGGAAAAGAGATGGTGTACGTCACCTATTCACTCCTGAAGTTATCCATGCCTTACAGAAATCAACGAGAAGCGGCAACTACGAGCTCTTTAAAACTTACTCTAAGGCCATCAACGATCAATCAGAGAAAAACATCACTTTGAGAAGTATGTTTGATTTCAACTCCAAAGGCGCTATTCCTTTGGATGAGGTAGAACCTGTCACCGAAATCGTAAAAAGATTTGCCACTGGAGCTATGTCTTTTGGATCTATTTCTGAAGAAGCACACACCACTATTGCCAAAGCGATGAACCTCATAGGAGGTAAATCTAACAGTGGAGAAGGTGGAGAAGATGCCATCAGATATACACCAAATCCAGATGGTACATTGTCTAGATCTGCCATCAAGCAAGTAGCTTCTGGTCGATTTGGTGTTACGGCTCACTATTTGGTAAATGCAGACGAAATTCAAATTAAAATTGCTCAAGGTGCTAAACCAGGGGAAGGTGGTCAATTGCCAGGTAAAAAGGTAGATGAGACCATCGGAAGAATCAGACACTCCACTCCAGGCGTATCGCTTATCTCTCCTCCTCCTCACCACGACATTTACTCTATCGAGGATTTGGCACAATTGATCTACGATCTCAAAAACACCAACGAAAAAGCTGATATCAATGTGAAGTTGGTAGCAGAAGCTGGTGTAGGTACAATCGCAGCAGGTGTAGCCAAAGCGAAAGCTGACAATATATTGATAGCAGGACACGATGGAGGCACAGGAGCTTCTCCGATCAGTTCGGTACATCACGCAGGTATTCCTTGGGAAATCGGATTGGCAGAAACGCACCAGACCCTAGAAAAAAACGACTTGCGTAAAAAAGTAAAACTTCAGGCTGACGGTCAATTACGTACAGGTCGAGACTTAGCCATTGCAGCAATACTTGGCGCAGAAGAATGGGGTGTTTCTACCGCTGTACTCGTAGTAGAAGGCTGTATCATGATGAGAAAGTGTCATTTAAACACATGTCCAGTAGGTGTAGCTACTCAAAACCCTGAGTTAAGAAAACTATTCTCAGGCAAAGTAGAACATATCGTAAACTTCTTCCATTTCTTAGGAGAGGAGCTTCGCGAAATCATGGCCGAATTAGGAGTGAAAACAGTAGCAGAACTAGTAGGTCGTACGGATTTGTTGAAATTCGATAGAAAGAAAGCTACTGCACACGCTGGAAACATAGATCTTGAAGCATTGCTTCAGAACCCGTTCAAACCAAAAGATCACCTGTCTTGCAAGCTTGAAAATCAAGATCATGAATTGACTAAAATACTGGATCGCACCTTAATCAAAGAAGCTCAACCAGCTTTGACTAAGAAAGAAAAAGTAAAAATAGACCTGCCTATCAATAGCCAAAACAGAACTACAGGAGCTATGCTTTCTGGAGAACTGGCTAAAACTCACGGACCAGAAGGACTAGAAAGAAACACCATCAAAGTGAAGTTCACTGGATCCGCTGGACAAAGTTTTGCAGCCTTCTTGGCCAACGGCATCACTTTCACCCTAGAAGGAGAAGCCAATGATTATGTAGGCAAAGGCTTGTCAGGAGGAAAAGTAGTATGCTATCCACACAAAGCTTCGGACATCGTGGCTGAAGACAATATCCTTGTCGGAAACGTTTGCCTCTATGGCGCCACCTCTGGTGAGCTATATGTAAATGGCAAAGCAGGTGAACGATTTGCAGTGAGAAACTCAGGTGCACAAGCCGTCACTGAAGGTCTTGGAGATCACGGATGTGAATACATGACTGGCGGACGAGTAATCGTACTCGGCGAAACTGGCAAAAACTTCGCAGCAGGAATGAGCGGTGGTATCGCTTACATCTATGTAGACAACTTCGACTTTGCGTCGAAATGCAACATGGAACTAGTAGAACTAGAGTCGCCAAACGAAGAAGATTTTGATTACCTATTCAATCAAATCAACAAGCACTCGAGATACACGCAGAGCAACAAGGCATTAAACATCCTCGAACAGTGGGAAAATGCCAAAAACAAGTTTGTGAAGGTGATACCTACTGAATACAAGCAAATATTGGAAAAGCAAAAATTAGAAAAAGAAAAGATCGCTTAA
- a CDS encoding capsule assembly Wzi family protein, producing the protein MNKNILLIGLLFAASWVSAQSIYAPLNADYYHLIDRADVLNKSFSESLHTSFKPYRATDVVATIDSAKDLTSTQDMFNATYIKTDHWEYWEEDSVLSKKPFLKKIYRTKADFLHVNTEDFTLRVNPILYLSAGRDSNSGSSPFINTRGAQIRGSIDGKIGFYSSIEESQAIFPKYVQDYTSDRGVVPNEAFWKKYGDYGVDFFTARGYFTFNASKHIGLQFGYDKNFVGNGYRSLLLSDFSAPSTFLKIQTKIWRIQYTNLYTELVADAPYTSFGSNGTDQFPKKFLTSHHLSINITDNFNVGIFEAIIFNRGDSTGSAFEWNYLNPIIFYRSIEQYTGSPDNALFGIDWKWNITKGVQFYGQGLLDEMVISELKAGNGWWGNKYSIQLGSKYYNAFGVQNLDLQAEYNLSRPFTYAHESIFTNYAHYRMPLAHPLGANFKEAIFIARYQPLRQLSLSGKFILSQYGTDPINENYGGDVLKDYTTRSQEYGNEIGQGVSNDQLFIDLTASYMLKHNLFVDLKHVYRDRASADPIVSSTTNFTSIAIRLNVAARDHSF; encoded by the coding sequence ATGAATAAAAACATACTCCTGATCGGGCTCTTATTTGCAGCCTCGTGGGTCTCTGCCCAAAGCATATATGCACCACTCAATGCCGACTATTATCATTTGATAGATCGCGCTGATGTGCTCAACAAATCTTTTAGCGAAAGCCTACACACCAGTTTCAAACCTTACCGTGCCACAGATGTGGTGGCCACGATAGATTCCGCTAAAGATCTCACATCTACTCAGGACATGTTTAATGCAACATATATCAAAACAGACCATTGGGAATATTGGGAAGAGGATTCCGTTTTGAGTAAAAAACCCTTTCTAAAAAAAATCTACCGTACCAAAGCCGACTTTTTGCACGTCAACACCGAAGATTTTACACTTAGGGTCAACCCCATTCTGTATCTGAGTGCTGGCCGAGATAGCAACAGTGGATCTAGTCCATTTATCAATACCAGAGGCGCGCAGATCCGAGGATCGATAGACGGTAAGATCGGCTTTTATTCTTCGATAGAAGAGTCTCAAGCTATCTTTCCAAAATATGTACAAGATTACACCTCTGACCGAGGAGTCGTGCCTAATGAGGCCTTTTGGAAAAAATACGGAGACTATGGGGTAGATTTTTTTACTGCCCGTGGCTATTTCACATTCAATGCCAGCAAGCACATCGGCTTACAGTTTGGTTATGACAAAAATTTTGTGGGTAACGGCTATCGCTCCTTGCTCTTGTCTGACTTTAGTGCACCAAGCACTTTTCTAAAAATTCAGACGAAAATCTGGCGTATCCAGTACACCAATTTATATACTGAGCTAGTAGCCGACGCCCCATACACGTCATTCGGATCGAATGGCACAGATCAGTTTCCCAAAAAATTCTTGACCTCCCACCACCTAAGTATCAACATTACAGACAATTTCAACGTGGGCATATTCGAGGCCATCATCTTCAACCGTGGCGATAGCACAGGGTCAGCTTTTGAGTGGAATTATCTAAACCCTATCATATTCTACCGATCTATCGAGCAATATACTGGTAGCCCCGACAATGCTTTATTTGGGATAGACTGGAAATGGAACATCACGAAAGGCGTTCAGTTTTATGGCCAAGGTCTTCTCGACGAAATGGTGATCAGCGAACTCAAAGCTGGTAATGGCTGGTGGGGCAATAAATACTCGATACAACTAGGCAGCAAGTACTACAATGCTTTTGGAGTACAAAACTTAGATTTACAGGCCGAGTACAACCTGTCTCGACCGTTTACCTATGCACACGAGTCCATATTTACCAACTATGCTCACTACCGTATGCCACTGGCTCACCCGCTTGGTGCCAATTTCAAAGAAGCTATCTTTATTGCTAGGTATCAGCCCTTGCGTCAATTATCCCTTTCGGGAAAATTTATCCTAAGCCAATATGGCACAGACCCTATCAACGAAAACTACGGTGGAGATGTACTGAAAGACTATACTACCAGATCTCAGGAGTATGGAAATGAGATAGGCCAGGGTGTATCGAATGATCAACTTTTCATTGACCTAACTGCCAGTTATATGCTGAAGCATAATTTGTTTGTTGATTTGAAGCATGTGTATCGAGATAGAGCTAGTGCTGATCCGATAGTAAGCTCTACTACAAATTTTACTTCTATTGCCATCCGGCTCAATGTAGCAGCTAGAGATCATAGTTTCTAA
- a CDS encoding GlmU family protein — MTIALTDLSQHRIKLFPFTLTRPVADLRVGILTIREKWEKYFHQPIDFLTTTELVGKYPMPAGEIHLMINGAICPEAGLVEAIKSLNNKEILRKEGLFIAAKGLVDTKEPTVNLQGYKPVDYHGGCTVINRSWDLFTHNKEQLTADFKLLTDGRVSQEITDPHTIVYGKENVFLEDGVDIKAAILNAEEGPIYLAKNSVIQEGATIRGPFALGENSRINMNAKIREGVTIGSNCKIGGEVSNSIVYGHSNKAHDGYLGNAVVGEWCNLGADTNNSNLKNNYDEVKAWDFESQQFIKTGLQFCGLFMGDHSKTAINTALNTGTTIGVCSNVFGNGFPPTFVPSFSWGGSDQLVPYRFEKAIETAKKVWARKNIEQTEEDEKILKTIFERSIKHQS; from the coding sequence ATGACCATTGCCCTCACAGACCTATCTCAGCATAGGATCAAGCTATTCCCATTTACGCTCACTAGACCCGTTGCAGATCTGCGGGTGGGTATACTTACCATCCGAGAAAAGTGGGAGAAGTACTTTCATCAACCCATAGATTTTTTGACTACTACCGAATTGGTAGGTAAATACCCAATGCCTGCTGGCGAAATTCACTTGATGATTAATGGCGCTATTTGTCCTGAGGCAGGTTTGGTAGAAGCAATCAAAAGCTTGAACAACAAGGAGATTCTTCGAAAAGAGGGTTTATTTATAGCTGCTAAAGGGCTGGTTGATACAAAGGAACCCACAGTAAATTTGCAAGGCTATAAGCCCGTCGATTATCATGGGGGTTGCACGGTGATCAATCGAAGTTGGGATTTGTTTACGCACAATAAGGAGCAGCTTACTGCCGACTTCAAGTTACTTACAGATGGCCGTGTGTCACAAGAAATTACAGACCCACACACGATCGTATATGGTAAGGAAAATGTCTTTTTGGAGGATGGGGTAGATATCAAAGCTGCCATACTCAATGCCGAAGAAGGGCCGATCTATCTGGCTAAAAATAGCGTTATACAAGAGGGGGCAACAATTCGTGGACCATTTGCCTTGGGTGAAAACTCTAGGATCAATATGAATGCTAAAATTCGCGAAGGAGTAACCATAGGCTCCAATTGCAAAATAGGAGGAGAAGTATCCAACTCCATCGTGTATGGCCATTCGAACAAAGCACATGACGGCTATCTAGGCAATGCCGTGGTAGGTGAGTGGTGTAACCTGGGAGCAGACACCAATAACTCCAATCTAAAAAACAACTATGATGAAGTAAAGGCTTGGGACTTTGAAAGTCAACAATTCATTAAAACAGGGCTGCAATTTTGTGGTTTATTTATGGGCGATCATTCCAAAACGGCTATCAATACGGCACTTAACACAGGCACGACTATTGGGGTCTGTTCTAATGTGTTTGGCAATGGTTTTCCGCCTACGTTTGTCCCATCTTTTTCGTGGGGAGGTAGCGATCAGCTAGTGCCCTATCGGTTTGAAAAGGCGATAGAAACAGCCAAAAAAGTATGGGCAAGAAAGAATATCGAGCAGACTGAAGAGGACGAAAAGATATTAAAAACTATCTTTGAGCGCTCGATCAAACATCAGTCATGA